A window of Ictidomys tridecemlineatus isolate mIctTri1 chromosome 1, mIctTri1.hap1, whole genome shotgun sequence contains these coding sequences:
- the C1H10orf95 gene encoding uncharacterized protein C10orf95 homolog, which yields MYSYVCLPRGESAWPPLQPLTYTYLPAPLLLPPIQAHNFCSRPASLCVGERAAPREYHRFYCPSVSPAATPPWWAFPAAYAAALSSPVPAARLLGPSLQESAAESWAPWPEGGNVQAELRWGRVERTHGQGLQLPDFVCRELRRVYGTYPRTDVRVTHSRGEFLLQASPQVGQPEYRVERRLLRRPNSGDSSSPAREAAKRGRPKKRKGLG from the coding sequence ATGTACTCTTACGTCTGCCTGCCGCGCGGGGAGAGTGCCTGGCCTCCGCTGCAGCCCCTCACCTACACCTACCTGCCCGCCCCTCTGCTGCTGCCTCCCATCCAGGCCCACAACTTCTGCAGCCGGCCAGCGAGCTTGTGCGTGGGAGAGAGGGCGGCCCCGCGAGAATACCACCGTTTTTACTGCCCGAGCGTATCTCCGGCCGCCACTCCACCCTGGTGGGCCTTCCCAGCAGCCTACGCCGCCGCCCTTAGCTCGCCGGTCCCTGCCGCCCGCCTCCTGGGGCCGTCGCTGCAGGAATCCGCAGCCGAGAGCTGGGCGCCCTGGCCCGAAGGTGGCAATGTGCAAGCCGAACTGCGATGGGGCCGCGTGGAACGCACGCACGGCCAGGGCTTGCAGCTGCCCGACTTCGTGTGCCGGGAGCTGCGGCGAGTGTACGGCACGTACCCGCGCACCGACGTGCGCGTCACCCACAGCCGCGGCGAGTTCCTGCTGCAGGCGTCGCCGCAGGTCGGCCAGCCGGAGTACCGGGTGGAGAGGCGCCTACTGCGCCGGCCCAATAGCGGTGACAGCAGCAGCCCAGCCCGGGAAGCCGCGAAGCGCGGCCGTCCCAAGAAGAGGAAGGGCCTAGGCTGA
- the Slc68a1 gene encoding transmembrane protein 180 isoform X1, whose product MGLGWPQAWLLGLPTAVVYGSLALFTSILHNVFLLYYVDTFVSVYKINKVAFWVGETVFLLWNSLNDPLFGWLSDRQFLSSQPWSGARLSSRAVVLARVRALGRHGPLLALSFLAFWVPWAPAGLQFLLCLCLYDGFLTLVDLHHHALLADLALSAHDRTHLNFYCSLFSAAGSLSVFASYAFWNKEDFSSFRAFCVALAAGSGLGFLGATQLLRRRVEVAGKDPGCSTLAMDGGLYGEELLVGSEEVGSITLGQYLRQLARHQNFLWFVGMDLVQVFHCHFNSNFFPLFLEHLLSDHISLSTGSFLLGVSYVAPHLNNLYFLPLCQRWGVYAVVRGLFLLKLGLSLLMLVAGPDHPGLLCFFIASNRVFTEGTCKLLTLVVTDLVDEDLVLNHRKQAASALLFGMVALVTKPGQTFAPLLGTWLLCFYTGHDLFQQPPMTPVGSAQPWPEPPAPAPAQAPTLRQGCFYLLVLVPITCALLQLFTWSQFTLHGRRLHMVKAQRQNLAQVQTLDIKTV is encoded by the exons ATGGGGCTGGGATGGCCCCAAGCCTGGTTATTGGGCCTGCCCACAGCTGTGGTCTATGGCTCCCTGGCCCTCTTCACCTCCATCCTGCACAATGTGTTCCTGCTCTACTATGTGGACACCTTTGTCTCAGTATACAAGATCAACAAAGTAGCCTTCTGGGTTGGAGAG ACCGTGTTTCTCCTCTGGAACAGCCTCAACGACCCCCTCTTCGGCTGGCTAAGTGACCGCCAGTTCCTCAGCTCTCAGCCCTG GTCTGGCGCCAGGCTCTCCTCAAGGGCTGTGGTGCTGGCACGGGTACGGGCGCTGGGCAGGCACGGGCCACTGCTGGCACTGTCCTTCCTGGCATTCTGGGTGCCTTGGGCCCCAGCTGGCCTACAGTTCTTGCTGTGCCTGTGCCTCTATGATGGCTTCCTGACACTCGTGGACCTTCACCATCATGCCTTGTTGGCCGACCTGGCACTCTCAGCCCACGACCGCACCCATCTCAACTTCTACTGCTCCCTCTTCAGTGCAGCTGGCTCCCTCTCTGTCTTTGCCTCCTACGCCTTTTGGAACAAGGAGGACTTCTCCTCCTTCCGCGCCTTCTGTGTGGCACTGGCTGCTGGCTCTGGGCTGGGCTTTCTGGGGGCCACGCAACTACTGAGGCGGCGGGTTGAAGTGGCTGGAAAGGACCCTGGGTGCTCAACCCTGGCCATGGATGGTGG CCTGTATGGAGAGGAGCTGCTAGTGGGCAGTGAGGAAGTGGGCAGCATCACCTTGGGCCAATACCTCCGGCAGCTGGCACGCCACCAAAACTTCCTGTGGTTCGTGGGCATGGACCTGGTGCAG GTGTTCCACTGCCACTTCAACAGCAACTTCTTCCCCCTCTTCCTGGAGCATCTGCTGTCAGACCACATCTCTCTCTCCACTGGCTCCTTCCTGTTGG gtGTCTCCTATGTCGCTCCCCATCTCAACAACCTCTACTTCCTGCCCCTGTGTCAGCGCTGGGGTGTCTACGCAGTAGTGCGGGGTCTCTTTCTGCTCAAGCTGGGCCTTAGCCTGCTCATGCTGGTGGCTGGCCCAGACCATCCTGGCCTGCTCTGCTTCTTCATCGCCAG TAACCGTGTTTTCACTGAGGGCACCTGCAAGCTGTTGACCCTGGTGGTCACTGACCTGGTGGATGAGGACCTGGTGCTGAACCATCGTAAACAGGCGGCCTCAGCGCTTCTCTTTGGCATGGTTGCCCTGGTGACGAAACCAGGCCAGACCTTTGCCCCACTGCTGGGCACCTGGCTGCTCTGCTTCTATACAG GTCATGATCTTTTCCAACAGCCTCCAATGACCCCTGTTGGGAGTGCCCAGCCCTGGCCAGAGCcaccagctccagccccagcacaGGCCCCCACGCTCCGCCAGGGCTGCTTCTACCTGCTGGTGCTGGTACCTATCACTTGTGCACTGCTACAGCTCTTCACCTGGTCCCAGTTCACACTGCACGGGAGGCGCCTGCACATGGTCAAGGCCCAGCGCCAGAATTTGGCACAGGTCCAAACCCTGGACATTAAGACAGTGTGA
- the Slc68a1 gene encoding transmembrane protein 180 isoform X2, which translates to MGLGWPQAWLLGLPTAVVYGSLALFTSILHNVFLLYYVDTFVSVYKINKVAFWVGETVFLLWNSLNDPLFGWLSDRQFLSSQPCAAGSLSVFASYAFWNKEDFSSFRAFCVALAAGSGLGFLGATQLLRRRVEVAGKDPGCSTLAMDGGLYGEELLVGSEEVGSITLGQYLRQLARHQNFLWFVGMDLVQVFHCHFNSNFFPLFLEHLLSDHISLSTGSFLLGVSYVAPHLNNLYFLPLCQRWGVYAVVRGLFLLKLGLSLLMLVAGPDHPGLLCFFIASNRVFTEGTCKLLTLVVTDLVDEDLVLNHRKQAASALLFGMVALVTKPGQTFAPLLGTWLLCFYTGHDLFQQPPMTPVGSAQPWPEPPAPAPAQAPTLRQGCFYLLVLVPITCALLQLFTWSQFTLHGRRLHMVKAQRQNLAQVQTLDIKTV; encoded by the exons ATGGGGCTGGGATGGCCCCAAGCCTGGTTATTGGGCCTGCCCACAGCTGTGGTCTATGGCTCCCTGGCCCTCTTCACCTCCATCCTGCACAATGTGTTCCTGCTCTACTATGTGGACACCTTTGTCTCAGTATACAAGATCAACAAAGTAGCCTTCTGGGTTGGAGAG ACCGTGTTTCTCCTCTGGAACAGCCTCAACGACCCCCTCTTCGGCTGGCTAAGTGACCGCCAGTTCCTCAGCTCTCAGCCCTG TGCAGCTGGCTCCCTCTCTGTCTTTGCCTCCTACGCCTTTTGGAACAAGGAGGACTTCTCCTCCTTCCGCGCCTTCTGTGTGGCACTGGCTGCTGGCTCTGGGCTGGGCTTTCTGGGGGCCACGCAACTACTGAGGCGGCGGGTTGAAGTGGCTGGAAAGGACCCTGGGTGCTCAACCCTGGCCATGGATGGTGG CCTGTATGGAGAGGAGCTGCTAGTGGGCAGTGAGGAAGTGGGCAGCATCACCTTGGGCCAATACCTCCGGCAGCTGGCACGCCACCAAAACTTCCTGTGGTTCGTGGGCATGGACCTGGTGCAG GTGTTCCACTGCCACTTCAACAGCAACTTCTTCCCCCTCTTCCTGGAGCATCTGCTGTCAGACCACATCTCTCTCTCCACTGGCTCCTTCCTGTTGG gtGTCTCCTATGTCGCTCCCCATCTCAACAACCTCTACTTCCTGCCCCTGTGTCAGCGCTGGGGTGTCTACGCAGTAGTGCGGGGTCTCTTTCTGCTCAAGCTGGGCCTTAGCCTGCTCATGCTGGTGGCTGGCCCAGACCATCCTGGCCTGCTCTGCTTCTTCATCGCCAG TAACCGTGTTTTCACTGAGGGCACCTGCAAGCTGTTGACCCTGGTGGTCACTGACCTGGTGGATGAGGACCTGGTGCTGAACCATCGTAAACAGGCGGCCTCAGCGCTTCTCTTTGGCATGGTTGCCCTGGTGACGAAACCAGGCCAGACCTTTGCCCCACTGCTGGGCACCTGGCTGCTCTGCTTCTATACAG GTCATGATCTTTTCCAACAGCCTCCAATGACCCCTGTTGGGAGTGCCCAGCCCTGGCCAGAGCcaccagctccagccccagcacaGGCCCCCACGCTCCGCCAGGGCTGCTTCTACCTGCTGGTGCTGGTACCTATCACTTGTGCACTGCTACAGCTCTTCACCTGGTCCCAGTTCACACTGCACGGGAGGCGCCTGCACATGGTCAAGGCCCAGCGCCAGAATTTGGCACAGGTCCAAACCCTGGACATTAAGACAGTGTGA